A single Streptomyces sp. NBC_01381 DNA region contains:
- the cutA gene encoding divalent-cation tolerance protein CutA — translation MTEVCAVLITAPDAKWLKSLVRNMVTDRLCAVGHVSPVSTTYRWEGEVHEADEALATLRTVPDRVPEIIARTQREHPYKVPSIITMPITDATPAYRTWIIEQSSPL, via the coding sequence GTGACGGAGGTCTGCGCAGTCCTGATCACCGCGCCGGATGCGAAGTGGCTCAAGTCCCTGGTGCGCAACATGGTGACCGATCGGCTGTGCGCTGTTGGGCACGTCAGTCCGGTCAGCACCACGTACAGGTGGGAGGGCGAGGTTCACGAAGCCGACGAGGCGCTTGCCACCCTGCGCACTGTGCCGGATCGCGTTCCCGAGATCATCGCTCGAACGCAACGAGAGCATCCGTACAAAGTGCCCAGCATCATCACCATGCCGATCACCGATGCCACGCCTGCCTATCGAACTTGGATCATCGAGCAGTCGAGCCCGCTCTAG
- a CDS encoding urease accessory protein UreD: MTVAIAASGVRATARIGARGNGRGGTDLPVLDGEGPLAVRRTRSAGKGAHVTLVGAMSAPLGGDRLTVEAAAHAGARLRVGSAAATLALPGQSKEPARYDVRITVGDDAELRWLPEQLISVRDSELRVTTRAELAAGASLVLREEQVLGRTGEGPGRLTSRLTVRRAGRPLLDQELSCGPGAPGGWDGPAALAGHRAIGQLVVVHPEFEQEKPAPALLGDGAVRMPLAGPGVLVTVVAPDALRVRRALDEALRTLT, from the coding sequence ATGACCGTCGCGATCGCGGCCTCCGGGGTCCGCGCCACCGCCCGTATCGGCGCGCGGGGCAACGGCCGGGGCGGCACCGACCTGCCCGTGCTCGACGGGGAAGGCCCGCTCGCCGTGCGCCGCACCCGCTCGGCGGGAAAGGGCGCCCACGTCACGCTCGTCGGGGCGATGAGCGCGCCGCTCGGGGGCGACCGGCTGACCGTGGAGGCCGCCGCCCACGCGGGGGCCCGCCTGCGCGTCGGGTCCGCCGCGGCCACGCTCGCGCTGCCGGGCCAGTCGAAGGAGCCCGCGCGCTACGACGTACGGATCACGGTCGGTGACGATGCCGAGCTGCGCTGGCTGCCCGAGCAGTTGATCTCCGTACGCGACAGCGAGCTGCGCGTCACCACGCGGGCCGAGCTCGCCGCGGGCGCGAGCCTGGTGCTGCGGGAGGAGCAGGTGCTCGGCCGGACCGGGGAAGGGCCTGGGCGGCTCACCAGCCGGCTCACCGTGCGCCGCGCCGGACGGCCGCTGCTCGACCAGGAGCTGTCCTGCGGGCCCGGCGCACCCGGGGGATGGGACGGGCCCGCCGCCCTCGCCGGGCATCGCGCCATCGGGCAACTGGTCGTCGTACACCCGGAGTTCGAGCAGGAGAAGCCCGCGCCCGCGCTGCTCGGCGACGGGGCGGTCCGGATGCCGCTCGCCGGTCCCGGCGTCCTCGTCACCGTCGTCGCGCCGGACGCGCTGCGCGTGCGGCGCGCCCTCGACGAGGCGTTGCGCACTCTGACGTGA
- the ureG gene encoding urease accessory protein UreG, translating to MHLDHSHDEAAAVSADAHRPDGRRRALRIGLGGPVGSGKTATVAALCKALRDELALAVVTNDIYTREDAEFLLREAVLPPERITAVETGACPHTAIRDDISANLEAVEDLEDEVGPLDLILVESGGDNLTATFSKGLIDGQIFVIDVAGGDDIPRKGGPGVTTADLLVVNKTDLAPYVGSDLGRMAADAKAQRAELPVVFQSLRSEEGVGPVAAWVREQYAAWTASA from the coding sequence ATGCATCTCGATCACTCCCACGACGAAGCCGCCGCCGTGAGCGCCGACGCACATCGTCCCGACGGACGCCGCCGTGCCCTGCGCATCGGGCTCGGCGGGCCCGTGGGGTCCGGCAAGACCGCCACCGTCGCCGCGCTCTGCAAGGCGTTGCGGGACGAACTGGCGCTCGCCGTCGTCACGAACGACATCTACACCCGCGAGGACGCCGAGTTCCTGCTGCGCGAAGCCGTGCTGCCGCCCGAGCGGATCACCGCCGTGGAGACCGGGGCCTGCCCGCACACTGCGATCCGCGACGACATCTCCGCCAACCTGGAGGCCGTCGAGGACCTGGAGGACGAAGTCGGGCCGCTGGACCTGATCCTGGTCGAGTCCGGCGGAGACAACCTCACCGCCACCTTCTCCAAGGGGCTCATCGACGGGCAGATCTTCGTGATCGACGTCGCCGGCGGCGACGACATTCCGCGCAAGGGCGGACCCGGTGTCACCACCGCCGATCTGCTCGTCGTGAACAAGACGGACCTCGCGCCGTACGTCGGCTCCGACCTCGGCCGGATGGCGGCGGACGCCAAGGCGCAGCGCGCCGAACTGCCCGTCGTATTCCAGTCGTTGAGGTCCGAAGAGGGTGTCGGGCCGGTGGCCGCCTGGGTGCGTGAGCAGTACGCCGCCTGGACCGCGTCCGCATGA
- a CDS encoding urease accessory protein UreF — translation MSRAALLVLADGRFPAGGHAHSGGAEEAVKAGRVSGAASLESFCRGRLHTTGLVSAALAAAAALGIDPLDLDEAADARTPSPALRVAGRRLGRQMMRAARAAWPDPSLDQLAAARPKGAHQPVVLGLAARAAGLGPEDAAYCSAYECVSGPATATVRLLSLDPFDATGVLARLAPELDLVAREAAEAARCALDEGVDALPAASAPLLEVGAEAHAAWPVRLFAS, via the coding sequence ATGTCTAGGGCCGCACTGCTCGTTCTGGCCGACGGCCGCTTTCCCGCCGGAGGGCACGCGCACTCCGGCGGGGCCGAAGAGGCCGTCAAGGCGGGGCGGGTCAGCGGAGCCGCGAGCCTGGAGTCCTTCTGCCGGGGGCGGCTGCACACGACGGGGCTCGTGTCCGCCGCGCTGGCCGCGGCCGCCGCGCTGGGGATCGATCCGCTGGATCTTGACGAGGCCGCCGACGCCCGTACGCCGTCGCCCGCGCTGCGGGTGGCCGGGCGGCGGCTCGGGCGGCAGATGATGCGGGCCGCGCGGGCGGCGTGGCCCGATCCCTCGCTGGACCAACTGGCCGCCGCCCGTCCCAAGGGCGCGCATCAGCCGGTCGTGCTCGGGCTTGCCGCCCGGGCTGCGGGGCTTGGGCCCGAGGATGCCGCGTACTGCTCCGCGTACGAGTGCGTCAGCGGGCCCGCGACCGCGACGGTGCGGTTGCTGAGCCTTGATCCCTTTGACGCCACGGGGGTGCTGGCCCGGCTCGCCCCCGAGCTCGACCTCGTCGCGCGGGAGGCGGCGGAGGCCGCGCGATGCGCTCTCGACGAGGGTGTCGACGCGCTGCCCGCGGCATCCGCACCGCTCCTGGAGGTCGGGGCGGAGGCCCACGCGGCGTGGCCTGTGCGGTTGTTCGCGTCGTAG
- a CDS encoding urease subunit alpha, translating into MPELSRAAYADLFGPTTGDRIRLADTDLLVEIEEDRSGGPGRSGDESVFGGGKVIRESMGQSRTTRAEGTPDTVITGAVIIDHWGIVKADIGMRDGRITGIGKSGNPDTMDGVHPDLVIGPETEVLAGNGKILTAGGIDTHIHFISPTIVDEALASGVTTLIGGGTGPAEGSKATTITPGSWHLARMFAAMESSPVNIGFLGKGNTVSSESMHAQLRAGAVSFKIHEDWGATPATIDACLNVCEDTGAQLAVHTDTLNEAGFVDATFGAVAGRTLHAFHVEGAGGGHAPDMITAVSLPNMLPSSTNPTRPHTVNTVEEHLDMLMVCHHLNPAVPEDLAFAESRIRPTTIGAEDILHDLGAISIMSSDSQAMGRIGEVVMRTWQTAHVMKRRRGSLPGDTRADNRRARRYVAKYTINPAVAQGIDHEIGSVETGKLADLVLWDPAFFGVKPQVVIKGGQIAYAQMGDANASIPTPQPVLPRPMFGARGAAPGLNSVNFVTQSALDDGLPERLGLAKEFTAIRSTRGRTKADMRENDALPRVEVAPDSFAVTIDGELVEPSPAAELPLAQRYFLF; encoded by the coding sequence ATGCCTGAGCTGTCCCGTGCCGCGTACGCCGATCTGTTCGGCCCCACCACGGGCGACCGGATCCGGCTCGCCGACACCGACCTCCTCGTCGAGATCGAGGAGGACCGCTCCGGCGGACCCGGACGCTCCGGTGACGAGTCGGTGTTCGGCGGCGGCAAGGTCATCCGCGAGTCGATGGGGCAGTCCCGCACGACCCGCGCCGAAGGCACACCCGACACCGTCATCACCGGCGCCGTGATCATCGACCACTGGGGCATCGTCAAGGCCGACATCGGCATGCGTGACGGACGCATCACCGGCATCGGCAAGTCCGGCAACCCGGACACCATGGACGGCGTACACCCCGATCTCGTCATCGGCCCGGAGACCGAAGTCCTCGCGGGCAACGGCAAGATCCTCACCGCCGGCGGCATCGACACCCACATCCACTTCATCTCGCCGACCATCGTCGACGAGGCGCTCGCCTCCGGCGTCACCACCCTCATCGGGGGTGGCACGGGGCCCGCCGAGGGCAGCAAGGCGACCACCATCACGCCCGGCTCCTGGCACCTGGCCCGGATGTTCGCGGCGATGGAGTCAAGCCCCGTCAACATCGGCTTCCTCGGCAAGGGCAACACGGTCTCCAGCGAGTCCATGCACGCCCAACTGCGGGCCGGCGCGGTGAGCTTCAAGATCCATGAGGACTGGGGCGCCACGCCCGCCACCATCGACGCCTGTCTGAACGTCTGCGAGGACACCGGCGCCCAACTCGCCGTCCACACCGACACCCTGAACGAGGCGGGCTTCGTCGACGCCACGTTCGGCGCCGTCGCGGGACGCACCCTGCACGCCTTCCACGTCGAGGGCGCGGGCGGCGGGCACGCCCCGGACATGATCACGGCGGTGTCGCTGCCGAACATGCTGCCGAGCTCCACCAACCCGACCCGGCCGCACACCGTCAACACCGTCGAGGAACACCTCGACATGCTGATGGTCTGCCACCACCTCAACCCGGCGGTCCCCGAGGACCTCGCCTTCGCCGAGTCACGCATCCGGCCCACCACCATCGGGGCCGAGGACATCCTGCACGACCTCGGCGCCATCTCGATCATGTCGTCGGACTCACAGGCCATGGGGCGCATCGGCGAGGTCGTCATGCGAACCTGGCAGACCGCGCACGTGATGAAGCGTCGGCGTGGCTCCCTGCCGGGAGACACGCGCGCGGACAACCGGCGTGCGCGTCGCTATGTCGCCAAGTACACGATCAACCCGGCCGTCGCGCAGGGCATCGACCACGAGATCGGCTCGGTCGAGACCGGCAAGCTCGCCGACCTCGTGCTGTGGGACCCGGCGTTCTTCGGCGTCAAGCCGCAGGTCGTCATCAAGGGCGGGCAGATCGCGTACGCGCAGATGGGCGACGCCAACGCCTCCATCCCCACGCCGCAGCCGGTCCTTCCGCGGCCCATGTTCGGCGCGCGGGGCGCGGCACCGGGGCTTAACTCGGTCAACTTCGTAACCCAGTCCGCGCTCGACGACGGGCTGCCCGAACGGCTCGGCCTGGCCAAGGAGTTCACCGCGATCCGCTCTACGCGGGGGCGTACCAAGGCCGACATGCGCGAGAACGACGCCCTGCCGCGGGTGGAGGTCGCTCCCGACAGCTTCGCCGTCACCATCGACGGGGAGCTGGTCGAACCGTCACCCGCCGCCGAACTGCCGCTCGCGCAGCGGTATTTCCTGTTCTGA
- a CDS encoding urease subunit beta, giving the protein MTSVHPPIPGEILFADEPVAYNEGRATTALTVLNAADRPIQVGSHYHFAEANPGLDFDRAAAHGKRLNIAAGTAVRFEPGIPVDVELVPLAGKRIVPGLRGETGGALDA; this is encoded by the coding sequence ATGACTTCGGTGCACCCGCCGATACCCGGCGAGATCCTCTTCGCGGACGAGCCCGTCGCCTACAACGAGGGCCGCGCGACCACCGCCCTCACCGTCCTCAACGCCGCCGACCGCCCCATACAGGTCGGCTCCCACTACCACTTCGCCGAGGCCAACCCCGGTCTCGACTTCGACCGTGCGGCCGCGCACGGCAAGCGGCTCAACATCGCCGCCGGCACCGCCGTGCGCTTCGAGCCCGGAATCCCCGTCGACGTCGAACTCGTCCCGCTGGCCGGCAAGCGCATCGTGCCCGGCCTGCGCGGCGAGACCGGAGGTGCCCTCGATGCCTGA
- a CDS encoding urease subunit gamma — MQLTPHEQERLLIHVAADVAEKRRARGLLLNHPEAIALITSHILEGARDGRTVAELMSSGRKVLTRDDVMSGIPEMIHDVQVEATFPDGTKLVTVHDPIV, encoded by the coding sequence GTGCAACTGACCCCGCACGAGCAGGAGAGACTGCTCATTCATGTGGCCGCTGACGTGGCCGAGAAGCGAAGGGCGCGGGGGCTGCTGCTCAACCACCCCGAGGCGATCGCCCTGATCACTTCGCACATTCTCGAGGGCGCCCGCGACGGCCGGACCGTCGCCGAACTGATGTCGTCGGGGCGCAAGGTGCTCACCCGTGACGACGTCATGAGCGGCATCCCGGAGATGATCCACGACGTCCAGGTGGAGGCCACCTTCCCGGACGGCACCAAGCTCGTCACCGTCCACGACCCGATCGTCTGA
- a CDS encoding type II toxin-antitoxin system Phd/YefM family antitoxin, with translation MAYEIPVTQARAELADLINRVVYGGERVVVTRHGKPLVALVSAADLERLQELPDAADEQVVSSVSSVRSTSSSGAGRQQRFGIAAEHRGPNAT, from the coding sequence ATGGCCTACGAGATTCCGGTGACGCAAGCCCGAGCAGAGCTCGCCGATCTGATCAACCGCGTTGTGTACGGCGGTGAGCGCGTGGTCGTCACCCGGCACGGCAAGCCGCTCGTGGCCCTGGTCTCCGCCGCCGACCTGGAGCGGCTGCAGGAGCTTCCGGACGCCGCCGATGAGCAGGTGGTCAGCTCCGTCTCGTCGGTGCGCTCCACGTCGTCGTCGGGCGCGGGCCGGCAGCAGCGTTTCGGAATCGCCGCCGAACACCGGGGTCCCAACGCCACGTAG
- a CDS encoding dihydrofolate reductase family protein, whose translation MQLVVQEFLSLDGVSQGPGAPDEDTSDGFTRGGWFVPHLDEEFERLAGTWLGEADALLFGRRTYQNFARDWPQMTDHPFAGIMNGLPKYVASHSLTEADWNPTTVLSGDVPAQVAEVKRQPGRELQIHGSARLAQSLLAAGLVDTLRLAIAPVVVGSGRRLFPDGGAPAGLRLVSQQTTPGGLSVHVFASTGLPEYGTYGSEA comes from the coding sequence ATGCAACTGGTCGTGCAGGAGTTCCTGTCGCTCGACGGTGTCTCCCAGGGTCCGGGGGCCCCGGACGAGGACACCAGTGACGGCTTCACGCGGGGTGGCTGGTTCGTGCCGCACCTGGACGAGGAGTTCGAGCGCCTTGCCGGCACCTGGCTCGGCGAGGCGGACGCGCTGCTTTTCGGCCGCCGCACCTACCAGAACTTCGCGCGGGACTGGCCGCAGATGACCGACCACCCCTTCGCCGGGATCATGAACGGCCTGCCGAAGTACGTGGCCTCCCACAGCCTGACCGAGGCCGACTGGAACCCGACCACCGTCCTGTCCGGCGACGTCCCCGCCCAGGTCGCCGAGGTGAAGCGGCAGCCCGGCCGGGAGCTGCAGATCCACGGCAGCGCCCGGCTCGCCCAGTCGCTGCTGGCCGCCGGGCTCGTCGACACGCTGCGGCTCGCGATCGCCCCGGTCGTGGTGGGCAGCGGCCGGCGGCTGTTCCCGGACGGCGGCGCGCCGGCCGGTCTGCGGCTCGTCAGCCAGCAGACGACACCGGGCGGCCTGTCGGTGCATGTCTTCGCATCGACCGGACTTCCGGAGTACGGGACCTACGGATCCGAGGCGTAG
- a CDS encoding DinB family protein has product MTSTDPKADLCRYLQSARDALLWKLEGLSGYDVRRPLTPTGTNLLGLVKHTAGVELGYLGDTFGRPSGEPLPWLDDGAEGNADMWAAADESREFIVELYRRAWAHADATLDALDLDTIGKVPWWPSGRDEVTLHHAVVRVIADTHRHAGHADIVRELIDGAVGMNEGNDSMPSNDKAWWENHRERLERVAREADPQA; this is encoded by the coding sequence ATGACCTCAACGGACCCCAAGGCCGACCTTTGCCGCTACCTGCAGTCCGCCCGCGACGCCCTGCTGTGGAAGCTCGAAGGCCTCTCCGGGTACGACGTCCGCCGCCCGCTGACGCCGACCGGCACCAACCTGCTGGGCCTGGTGAAGCACACGGCGGGCGTGGAACTCGGCTATCTCGGCGACACGTTCGGGCGCCCGTCCGGCGAGCCGCTGCCCTGGCTCGACGACGGCGCCGAGGGCAACGCGGACATGTGGGCCGCCGCCGACGAGTCACGTGAGTTCATCGTGGAGCTCTACCGCCGGGCATGGGCACACGCGGACGCGACGCTCGACGCGCTGGACCTGGACACGATCGGCAAGGTGCCGTGGTGGCCGAGCGGCAGGGACGAGGTGACGCTCCATCACGCCGTGGTGCGCGTGATCGCCGACACGCACCGGCACGCGGGCCACGCCGACATCGTCCGGGAACTCATCGACGGCGCCGTGGGCATGAACGAGGGCAACGACAGCATGCCGTCCAACGACAAGGCGTGGTGGGAGAACCATCGCGAACGCCTGGAACGGGTGGCCCGGGAGGCCGACCCGCAGGCGTGA
- a CDS encoding ATP-dependent Clp protease proteolytic subunit: protein MNRPSARYVLPEFTERTSSGKRTLDPYSKLLEERIVFLGTPIDDTSANDVMAQFMHLEYLAPDRDISLYINSPGGSFSAMTAIYDTIRFVTCDVETTCLGQAASAAAVLLAAGTHGKRHALPGARVLIHQPSISEPIQGQTSDLAIQAAELQRTRALLEELLVRHTGQSPERIAADIERDKILSAPEALAYGLVDRIIPSRKDSLRGSKDSLRTPDAR, encoded by the coding sequence ATGAACCGACCGTCCGCCCGCTATGTCCTGCCCGAGTTCACCGAGCGCACCAGCTCGGGAAAGCGGACTCTCGATCCGTACTCGAAGCTGCTCGAGGAGCGCATCGTCTTCCTGGGCACCCCGATCGACGACACCTCGGCCAACGACGTGATGGCGCAGTTCATGCACCTCGAATACCTGGCGCCGGACCGCGACATCTCGCTCTACATCAACTCCCCCGGCGGCTCGTTCAGTGCGATGACGGCGATCTACGACACCATCCGGTTCGTCACCTGCGACGTGGAGACGACCTGCCTGGGTCAGGCCGCGTCGGCGGCCGCGGTCCTCCTTGCCGCCGGCACCCACGGAAAGCGCCACGCGCTGCCCGGCGCCCGGGTGTTGATCCATCAGCCCTCGATCAGCGAGCCGATCCAGGGCCAGACATCTGACCTCGCGATTCAGGCGGCCGAGCTGCAGCGCACCCGTGCGCTCCTGGAGGAACTCCTCGTACGGCACACGGGGCAGAGCCCGGAGCGCATCGCGGCGGACATCGAGCGGGACAAGATCCTCAGCGCGCCCGAAGCGCTCGCGTACGGCCTGGTGGACCGGATCATCCCCAGCCGCAAGGATTCGCTCCGCGGCAGCAAGGACTCGCTCCGCACCCCGGACGCGAGGTGA